The DNA segment GCGCCGCGGCATCCGCTGCGATTCACCCGAACGTCTCGATCGCGGCATGCCCGGTCACCTCCAGCCCGCGCTCGGGGCCGACGAGTCCCACCACGGGAAGCCGCGTTCGCACCGTGACGGCGATCGCCGGCGCCCCCGCGATCGTCGTCGTGGTCGCACTGACCTCGTCGGCGAACCCCTCGGCGAGGGCCGCATCGATGAGCGCTCGTGTGCGCGAGACGCCGGCGTCGGCCGAGGACCCCATGAGGGCGGCGTAGCGTGCGCCCTCGGCCGCCGCGTCGAGCACGGTGTTGCGCACGTGCAGCGCGAGCGCGAGCTGGATGACCGCGACGAGCAGCGCCGTGATGAGCACGCTGACGAGCGAGAACTCCGCGACGGCGGAGCCCCGCTCGTCGCCGATCGGGGTCAGAAGCCGACGACGCGATCCATGGCCTGGTCGAACACCCCCGAGAGCGCCGGGCCCGCGAGCCCCCACAGCACGGCCACGAGTCCGGCGGTCATGAGCGTGATGAGCACCCAGCCGGGCACATCCCCGCGTTCCTCGGCGAGTCGTCGGGTGATCCAGCGGGCCATGCGGGTTCCTTCCATCGGTCCGGTCGTGTGCCGGGTGGGTCTGGTCGTCGGCGTGCATGTCGTCGGGCCGCGCCGCGGTGGGCATCAGAACCCCGCCTGGAGGACGAGGTAGCCCGGGAACAGGGCGAACGCGATCGTCACGGGAAGGATCAGGAACACGAGGGGGACGAGCATCGCGATCTCCTTCCGGCCCGCGAGTTCGATGAGGTGCCGTTTCGCGTCGGCACGGGCGTCGCCCGCCTGCGCGCGGAGGACCCCGGCGAGCGGCGCACCGCGCTCGAGCGCCGCGAGGGCCTGGTCGAGCGCGCGCGTCAGCGCGGCATGGTCGAGCCCGTCGCGGACCTCGGCCAGCGCGACGCCGAGCGGTACGCCCGTGCCCACCGCGGCAACGACCCCGCCGAACTCGCGGGCGAGCTCCCCCGAGCCGGTGCGGGCGACGCGGCGGATCGCGTCGAGCAGCCCCTCCCCTGCGGTGAGGCTCAACGTCAGGAACTCCAGCACCGTCGGCAGCTCGCTCGTGATGCGTGCCATCCGTCGTCGCGCCGCGCGCTGCAGCATCCAATCGCAGAGCACGGCACCGCACGCCGCACCCAGGAACGGGATGGCCGCGCGCACGGGGACCGGAGCGGACTGGACGGTGGGCGCGGCGATCGCGAACGCCGCGCCGAGCGCGAACCCGATCGCCGACCACACGAGCTGCCGGCCGCGGAAGCGCTCGACCGTGGCATCCGCCCCTGCCTGCCGCAGGCGCCGCGCGACCGTGTCGTTGCCGCCGAGCACCGAGGCCATCAGGTCGCGGGCGCGTCGCGCGGCGGGCAGGACCAGCATCGCGAGCACCGACCCGGGATCGGCCGGCACCGGTGCGCGCATCGCGCGCGCCTCGGCGGAGAAGTCGGTGATGTACGGCGCCACGCGGTCGACGAGCCTCGCGCGGCCGATGCGCGGAACGGATGCCGCGACGAGCCACAGTCCGAGCCCGAGCAGCGCACCGAGCGCGATCGCCGCGAGCGGGGTCGCGCTCAGGTGAACCATCGACGCTCCTCGGGCAGTCGGCCGAGGCCGAGCATCAGTCGGTAGGCGACGAACGTCACCGCGGCACCGGCGAGGATCAGGGCGGTGCCCGCGGGCGAGTCGTAGGCCGCGAGCGTCTCGGGACGGGTCGCGAGCACGCACAGGACGAGCCACGGCGCGGCCACGCCGAGCATCGCGGCACTGCGGATCCACGACTGGCGGGCGACGACCTCCGCGCGCAGCGCGGCGTCCTCCCTGAGGTACGCGGCGAGCCCGCGCAGCACGGACGTGAGGTCGGTCCCGCCGACCTCACGCGCCATCCGGAGCGTCTCGAGGATCCGGTCGGCCACCGGGTCGGCCAGGCGCGCCTTCAGCGCGTCGATCGCCGACCCGAAGTCGCCGGTGCGGCGGAACTCGTCGTCGAACCCGGCGAACGAGCCCCGTGTCGCGGATGGGCCGAGTTCGCCGAGCGCGGCGATCGCGTCGGGCAGGTTCATGCCCGCACGCACGCTCGAGACGAGGTGGTCGACCACGTCCGGCCAGATCGCGCGGTTGGCCGCGCGCCGGCGGTTCGCCCTGGCCCTGACGAGCATCGGCACGATCGCAGCGCCGAGCACCGCTGCGACGAGCGCGATCACGGGGACGCCGAACACGGCCTGCGCGGCCGCGGCGGCGACCACCGCGAGCACGATGCCCACGGCGACGGCGGCCGCGATCGGGGAGCCCGGGAGGCCGGCCAGCGCGAACTCGTCGCGGACGGCATCGGCGAGCCCGCGCCCGCGCGGCGCGACCTCGACGCCCCGCGGCCAGAGGAACGGGGAGGCCACGAGCAGCAGGCCGACGCCGAGCATCGCGCCGAGGACGAGGCTCACGCGGCATCCCCCAGCACGATCTCGGGATCGAGCCCGGCGGCCTCGAACTTGGTCGCGCGCGCGGGTCGGAGCCCGGTCGGCGCGAGCCGCCCGGTGGCCCGATCGACCCGGAACAGCGTGTCGGCCCCGACCCTGGATCCGCTCGTCACGCCCGTGGTCGCCGCGATCTCGACGGCTCGGCGGTGCCCGTCGCGGTCGATGGCCAGGTGCACGACGAGATCGATGCAGGTCGCGACGGTCGGCACGACGAACGCGGAGTCGATGTTGCGCCCGGCGAGCAACGGCAGCGTGCACAGCTTCGCGAGCGCGTCGGCGGCCGAGTTGGCGTGCAGCGTGCACATGCCCGGCACGCCCGAGTTCATCGCGAGCAGCAGGTCGAGGCTCTCGGCCTCGCGCACCTCGCCGACGACGAGCCGGTCGGGGCGCATCCGCAGCGCCTCCTTCACGAGCCGCCGCAGCGTGATCTCGCCCGTGCCCTCGAGGTTCGGCTGACGGCACTGCATCGCGACGACGTCGCGCGCGTCGACGTCGAGTTCGAAGGTCTCCTCGACCGTGATGATGCGCTCGCCCGTGCGGGTCGCGGCGAGCAGGGCGTTCAGCATCGTGGTCTTGCCGGTGTGCGTCGCCCCGGAGACGAGGATGTTCGCGCCGGCGAGCACGCCCATCCGCAGGAACTCCGCCGCCGGGCGGGTGAGCGATCCGAGCTCCACGAGCCTCGGCAGCGACCGGATCCGCTGCTGGAACTTGCGGATGTTCACGGCCCAGTGCGCCCGCGTGACGTCGGGGATCGCGACGTGCAGGCGCGATCCGTCCGGGAGCGACGCGTCGACGAACGGTGAGGACAGGTCGACCCGTCGACCGGAGTGCTGCAGCATCCGCTCGACCAGGTCGCGCACCTCGCGATCCGAGAGCACGAGCGTGGTCAGTTCGGCGACGCCGGCCCGCGCGACGAAGACGCGCGTCGGCGCGTTGATCCAGATCTCCTCGACGCCCGGATCGTCGAGGAAGGGCTGCAACGGCCCATAGCCGGTGAGGGATGCCACGACCTCGCGCGCCGCACCCGCCTCGTCGGCGAGCGTGGCATGCGTGCCCGCGAGGGCCCGCTCGGCGTACCGGCGCACCTCTTCGGCCGCGAGCCGGGCGGCGAGCGCCTCGTCACGGCCGAGGTCGATGCCGTCGCGCAGGACACGACTGCGGACGCGGTCGGCGATCGTGCGGACGGCTTCGGACATGGCCACCATCATGGACAGGCTCGCGCCGACGCCCCGGAACTTATCCACACCCGCGGCCCGGGCGCCGGGGCCGCCGGTCGAGCGCATGCCTCGCCCGCCCGCCCGCTACGGGCCCGCGCGGTCCGGGGGCTCGGCGGCCGACGCTGCGGCGAGCGCCGCCGCCGATCGCCCGGCTTCGAGCGCCGCCGCCTCCAGGGCGCGTCTGGCGATGCGAACCTCGCGTTCGGCGGGGCGGAGTCGGGTGCGGACCTCCGAGATACGACGCTCGAGCGCGTCG comes from the Agromyces marinus genome and includes:
- a CDS encoding TadE/TadG family type IV pilus assembly protein, whose product is MLITALLVAVIQLALALHVRNTVLDAAAEGARYAALMGSSADAGVSRTRALIDAALAEGFADEVSATTTTIAGAPAIAVTVRTRLPVVGLVGPERGLEVTGHAAIETFG
- a CDS encoding type II secretion system F family protein, producing MVHLSATPLAAIALGALLGLGLWLVAASVPRIGRARLVDRVAPYITDFSAEARAMRAPVPADPGSVLAMLVLPAARRARDLMASVLGGNDTVARRLRQAGADATVERFRGRQLVWSAIGFALGAAFAIAAPTVQSAPVPVRAAIPFLGAACGAVLCDWMLQRAARRRMARITSELPTVLEFLTLSLTAGEGLLDAIRRVARTGSGELAREFGGVVAAVGTGVPLGVALAEVRDGLDHAALTRALDQALAALERGAPLAGVLRAQAGDARADAKRHLIELAGRKEIAMLVPLVFLILPVTIAFALFPGYLVLQAGF
- a CDS encoding type II secretion system F family protein: MSLVLGAMLGVGLLLVASPFLWPRGVEVAPRGRGLADAVRDEFALAGLPGSPIAAAVAVGIVLAVVAAAAAQAVFGVPVIALVAAVLGAAIVPMLVRARANRRRAANRAIWPDVVDHLVSSVRAGMNLPDAIAALGELGPSATRGSFAGFDDEFRRTGDFGSAIDALKARLADPVADRILETLRMAREVGGTDLTSVLRGLAAYLREDAALRAEVVARQSWIRSAAMLGVAAPWLVLCVLATRPETLAAYDSPAGTALILAGAAVTFVAYRLMLGLGRLPEERRWFT
- a CDS encoding CpaF family protein, with translation MSEAVRTIADRVRSRVLRDGIDLGRDEALAARLAAEEVRRYAERALAGTHATLADEAGAAREVVASLTGYGPLQPFLDDPGVEEIWINAPTRVFVARAGVAELTTLVLSDREVRDLVERMLQHSGRRVDLSSPFVDASLPDGSRLHVAIPDVTRAHWAVNIRKFQQRIRSLPRLVELGSLTRPAAEFLRMGVLAGANILVSGATHTGKTTMLNALLAATRTGERIITVEETFELDVDARDVVAMQCRQPNLEGTGEITLRRLVKEALRMRPDRLVVGEVREAESLDLLLAMNSGVPGMCTLHANSAADALAKLCTLPLLAGRNIDSAFVVPTVATCIDLVVHLAIDRDGHRRAVEIAATTGVTSGSRVGADTLFRVDRATGRLAPTGLRPARATKFEAAGLDPEIVLGDAA